In uncultured Acidilobus sp. JCHS, the sequence CCTGGCCGGCGAGGGGTCGGCGTTCCCCCTGCCCGAGCCCAAGGAGAGGGAGGCCTACCTGAGGGAGCTGGGTGACCTGCAGGCCTTCCAGGTGGCTGACATAACGCAGCCCGGGGTCCTCAGGGAGGCCATAGGGAGGTTCAGGCCGGACGTGGTGGTTCACTTCGCCGAGCAGAGGGCGGCCCCCTTCTCGATGATGGACGAGGAGAGGGCCGTCTACACTATGTACAACAACATCGTAGGGACCATGAGGCTGATCTACGCTCTGAGGGACAGGCCCGAGGTCCACATACTTAAGATGGGCACCATGGGCGAGTTCGGCACTCCAAACTACGACATACCTGAGGCCGCCTACGTGGAGTTCACCTACAAGGGCAAGAGCGACCTTATGCCTGTGCCCAAGTTCGCAAGCTCCTGGTACCACTGGACGAAGGTCCACGACACCCACAACCTCCTGTTCGCCAACAGGGTCTGGGGCCTCACAGTGACTGACGTGAACCAGGGGCCGGTCTACGGCACCAGGACCTCAGACATGCTGATTAGCGGCAGCGTCGAGGACCCAGAGGCCCAGGTCGACGAGAGGCTGAGGACAAGGATTGACATAGGTGACGCCTTCGGGACCGTTATCAACAAGAACATAGCCAGGGCCCTGGTGAGCATGGCCCTCTACAGGAAGGAGG encodes:
- a CDS encoding Nucleoside-diphosphate-sugar epimerase, producing METKRVMILGIDGYLGWALALRMLRRGHTVYGIDNLSTRYNAALAGEGSAFPLPEPKEREAYLRELGDLQAFQVADITQPGVLREAIGRFRPDVVVHFAEQRAAPFSMMDEERAVYTMYNNIVGTMRLIYALRDRPEVHILKMGTMGEFGTPNYDIPEAAYVEFTYKGKSDLMPVPKFASSWYHWTKVHDTHNLLFANRVWGLTVTDVNQGPVYGTRTSDMLISGSVEDPEAQVDERLRTRIDIGDAFGTVINKNIARALVSMALYRKEGRKLPLYQYGKARQVRGFISLEDSIEALEILINNSPREGEFRAVNQFRELLTTGEIIFAIRDYLQSAYNYEIPIEWIEDPRVEKDEHYYNPEIKVLPSLGFRPKYTFRQLLPSMVEDMRKYLDRLMAFRDVVGEVRIGWRTGMGYSKRVLRREE